One Gammaproteobacteria bacterium genomic window carries:
- a CDS encoding TIGR04211 family SH3 domain-containing protein, with product MKRALFWTLCLLAAGPASAETRYVTDVLEVPLRTGTTLQNKILRMLPAGTPVEVLGPEEEGHIRVRGKGVEGWVLTRFLVDQPSARERLAAAEDAAARLKAQLDELDQALRDANAETQDLQRAGAAMQAQNTSLRQEFEALRRAAARPLELTQENERLRGEVETLRADRDSAVARADALGNAAYRNWFVTGAGVALGGVLLGLILPRLAVRRRRGSWDRL from the coding sequence GTGAAGCGAGCCCTCTTCTGGACCCTCTGTCTCCTTGCCGCCGGTCCGGCATCGGCGGAGACCCGTTACGTGACGGACGTGCTCGAGGTTCCCCTGCGGACCGGCACGACGCTGCAGAACAAGATCCTGAGGATGCTTCCGGCGGGGACCCCGGTGGAGGTGCTCGGGCCGGAGGAAGAGGGGCACATCCGCGTGCGCGGGAAGGGCGTCGAGGGGTGGGTCCTCACCCGCTTCCTCGTGGACCAGCCGAGCGCCCGTGAGCGCCTGGCGGCGGCCGAGGACGCGGCCGCCCGCCTGAAGGCCCAGTTGGACGAGCTCGACCAGGCGCTCAGGGACGCAAACGCCGAGACCCAGGACCTGCAGCGGGCGGGTGCGGCGATGCAGGCCCAGAACACCTCGCTGCGCCAGGAGTTCGAGGCGCTGCGCCGGGCGGCTGCCCGGCCGCTGGAGCTCACCCAGGAGAACGAGCGGCTGCGGGGGGAGGTCGAGACCCTGCGCGCCGACCGCGACTCCGCCGTGGCCCGGGCCGACGCCCTCGGCAACGCCGCCTACCGGAACTGGTTCGTCACGGGGGCCGGCGTGGCACTCGGGGGAGTGCTGCTCGGCCTGATCCTCCCGCGGCTGGCGGTGCGGCGCCGGCGCGGCAGCTGGGACCGTCTCTGA
- a CDS encoding rhomboid family intramembrane serine protease, translated as MIPLRDENPTQIVPVVTYAVLGLAVLVFLWQLSLPERGQKLAAYAFGMVPASLLGEATLPPELALVPPVATVFTSMFLHAGWMHLLGNLLYLWIFGNNVEEAMGHLRFALFYLLTGTIAALAQALPDPTSTIPVVGASGAISGVLGAYLVLHPHARVLVWLPLAGLAHLSAGIVLGLWFLIQVLSSVLSDAREGGVAFLAHIGGFVAGMALVHLFRRRSRTA; from the coding sequence TTGATCCCCCTTCGCGACGAGAACCCCACGCAGATCGTGCCGGTGGTGACCTACGCCGTGCTCGGCCTCGCCGTGCTGGTCTTCCTGTGGCAGCTCTCGCTGCCCGAGCGCGGGCAGAAGCTCGCGGCCTACGCCTTCGGGATGGTCCCGGCGAGCCTGCTGGGCGAGGCGACGCTGCCGCCCGAGCTCGCCCTGGTGCCCCCGGTGGCCACCGTCTTCACGTCCATGTTCCTGCACGCCGGGTGGATGCACCTCCTCGGCAACCTCCTCTACCTCTGGATCTTCGGCAACAACGTGGAGGAGGCGATGGGCCATCTGCGTTTCGCCCTCTTCTACCTCCTGACCGGGACGATCGCCGCCCTCGCCCAGGCCCTGCCGGACCCCACCTCGACCATCCCCGTGGTGGGCGCGAGCGGGGCGATCTCCGGTGTGCTGGGCGCCTACCTCGTGCTCCACCCCCACGCCCGTGTCCTGGTGTGGCTACCGCTGGCGGGCCTCGCCCACCTCAGCGCCGGCATCGTCCTCGGACTCTGGTTCCTGATTCAGGTCCTGTCCTCCGTGCTCTCGGATGCCCGGGAGGGGGGCGTCGCCTTCCTGGCCCACATCGGCGGCTTCGTCGCGGGGATGGCCCTGGTTCACCTCTTCCGGCGCCGCAGCCGGACGGCCTAG
- a CDS encoding SPOR domain-containing protein, which produces MPRDYKDYRSTARGRDRGRDRGQRKAPRRGVPGWAWGLAGLCVGLAVAAWVHLSGDRPVSPAAKAPAPVHTPVAESGKKAPESPLTAQKPAAPAPAPKPRFEFYTMLPEMEVPVHEPGARGTETPPAKTTGETYILQVASFRSYEEADRLKANLSLMGLDASIQTVTADGKGTVHRVRVGPYSDMAKVNEAKRRLKEYSLEPIVVKGRT; this is translated from the coding sequence ATGCCCCGCGACTACAAGGACTACCGGTCGACGGCCCGGGGGCGGGACCGGGGCAGGGACCGGGGGCAGCGGAAGGCGCCGCGCCGAGGGGTTCCGGGCTGGGCGTGGGGGCTCGCCGGGCTCTGCGTGGGTCTCGCGGTGGCTGCCTGGGTCCATCTGAGCGGCGACCGGCCGGTGTCCCCTGCGGCGAAGGCGCCGGCCCCGGTGCACACGCCGGTGGCGGAGTCGGGGAAGAAGGCGCCGGAGTCCCCCCTAACGGCGCAGAAACCCGCGGCGCCGGCCCCCGCGCCGAAGCCCCGCTTCGAGTTCTACACCATGCTGCCGGAGATGGAGGTGCCGGTCCACGAGCCCGGCGCCAGGGGGACCGAGACGCCCCCGGCGAAGACGACCGGCGAGACCTACATCCTGCAGGTGGCGTCCTTCCGCTCCTACGAGGAGGCCGACCGCCTGAAGGCGAACCTCTCCCTGATGGGCCTCGACGCCAGCATCCAGACCGTCACGGCCGATGGCAAGGGCACGGTCCACCGGGTCCGGGTGGGCCCCTACAGCGACATGGCGAAGGTCAACGAGGCCAAACGCCGGCTGAAGGAGTACTCCCTCGAGCCCATCGTGGTGAAGGGCAGGACCTAG
- a CDS encoding AAA family ATPase — translation MDFFGLAREPFAAEPDPAFFFDGHAHKRALAYLRFGLSQDHGNVIITGGQGMGKTTLARRMVRSLRARALVLAQVPVPPRGLASLVAAVGERLGAPLTELSGDQVLPALKSHLTTLRQGGKRPCLVLDDVQYLSGAGLGELEALLGLRTGSRRLLPALLFADVDFREVLRTAERAALRHSITVAYQVNPFNLEETIAYVEHRLRVAGWQGDPAFLPLAYMELYFLSMGVPGRINRLCAEALSQAAGQLSHEVKAETFGTAAASLPPDPTSSGGSPW, via the coding sequence GTGGACTTCTTCGGCCTGGCCCGCGAGCCGTTCGCGGCGGAACCCGACCCTGCCTTCTTCTTCGACGGCCACGCGCACAAGCGGGCCCTGGCGTACCTCCGGTTCGGGCTGAGCCAGGACCACGGCAACGTCATCATCACGGGCGGCCAGGGCATGGGCAAGACGACCCTGGCACGCCGCATGGTGCGCTCGCTGCGCGCCCGTGCCCTGGTCCTGGCACAGGTCCCGGTGCCGCCGCGTGGGCTCGCGAGCCTGGTCGCGGCCGTCGGCGAGCGTTTGGGCGCGCCTCTTACCGAACTGTCCGGCGACCAGGTGCTGCCGGCCCTGAAGAGCCATCTGACCACACTGCGCCAAGGGGGCAAGCGGCCCTGTCTGGTCCTGGACGACGTGCAGTACCTCTCCGGCGCGGGGCTGGGCGAGCTCGAGGCCCTGCTCGGGCTGCGCACGGGGTCGCGCCGGCTGCTGCCCGCCCTGCTGTTCGCCGACGTGGATTTCCGTGAGGTCCTGCGGACCGCCGAACGCGCTGCCCTGCGCCACTCGATCACGGTCGCCTATCAGGTGAACCCGTTCAACCTCGAGGAGACCATTGCCTACGTGGAGCACCGGTTGCGGGTGGCGGGCTGGCAGGGCGACCCGGCATTCCTGCCCCTGGCGTACATGGAGCTCTACTTCCTCAGCATGGGGGTCCCTGGACGGATCAACCGCCTCTGTGCCGAGGCCCTGTCCCAGGCCGCCGGTCAACTCTCCCACGAGGTGAAGGCCGAGACCTTTGGTACGGCCGCGGCGAGCCTGCCCCCGGACCCGACGAGCAGCGGCGGGAGTCCCTGGTAG